ttaacaaagaaaGTTTGTCCTAATATGTTATGAACTTAGGTCGAACACTCTTAACATATTCCAAGGTgcatatgtatatttaaaaatataagattttgaagaaagtaaataaacaaatgttattattacaaaagaaaatgaaaaaatgtaAACGAACAAATGAAATGCTCAGATTCAATGTAGAACGCAGGGGCTAGTCAGTGGATTGAAACCAAATCAAATACATGTCATGTGCTATCCCACTTCCACTAATGACTCTCACTGTTCTAAGAAAATGGCCCTATTCGTTAGAAGAACTTTGATATATGCATCGAAAACTAAAATCATCGGACGGCTTAAGATGGATCGGCCCCATTCCTTTAACCCGACCGACACATTTATTCTCAGTGTTCTCACTCCACCGACACTCTTCTCACCGTTGATCACTCCAACTCACCATCGAGATCTCGCCACGTGCACCTTCACTTATCCTCATACGGCGAAACAACGTCCTCTCACGCACCTCCGAATCGTAAACACTACGACTTGGGagtgtttattttttatataacccGAAGGTAATAAAGTCCACGTGGAGCCCAAAGGTAGTGGCATTTACGCGTCAGTGAGAGAGTATAGTATAAAAACGATCTGGATCTCAAAGAAGTAGAGTAGGATCACTTTCTCCATCGAAAATATCTTCCCCATCTCTCAGTTTCTCCGGATCCAGCGACAATGGAGGTGTTCTACTACGTGGTGTTCGGGGTCCTTGGCATCGTCGTGGCGACGTTGGAGCTAAGCAAGAACAATAAGGACCGGATCAACACTTCTTCAGCTTTCACTTCTTTCAAGAACAACTACCTCGTCGTTTACTCGCTCATGATGGGTACGATCCTCAATATTCGATCCGATCTGGTTGAAATAATGTGTTTGGGTGGGAGATTCAGATCCGATTTGTTGTTTTTGTCGTGTTTACTTGCAAAGTATTGTCTTTTTAGAAAAGAGTTTTGGAACTTTATGGTTTTGAATTGCTTCACTTGGTTGGTAGAGAAGGTAGCAGAGGATTAAGATGTGTAAACAGTGATGTTACTCTACTACTATGAGTTAGAGATTGGTTGCTAAAaccaaagtttcaaactttgtaGAAGGTTTTGGTATTTGTCTAACATCAATGATCTAACCGGAGTTTGATATTTTGTGAATGGCAGCGGGTGACTGGTTACAGGGTCCATATGTGTACTATCTTTACAGTACTTATGGGTTCAGTAAAGGGGATATTGGGCAGCTTTTCATTGCTGGTTTTGGTTCCTCTATGCTCTTTGGTACTATTGTTGGATCTCTAGCCGACAAACAGTGagtttcctctctctctctctctcatgctTTTATTATGTTCTTGTACTTAATGGAAAATCTCAACAACTCTCTTTTAGTAATTGCGTAATGGTGTGCTTTGTATCAGGGGTCGTAAGAGAGCGTGTGTTACTTACTGTATTACCTACATATTGAGCTGCATCACCAAGCATTCTCCTCAATACAAGGTTTTGATGTTGGGCCGTGTGTTGGGAGGCATTTCTACTTCCCTTCTCTTTTCATCTTTTGAATCCTGGCTAGTTGCTGAGCACAATAAGGTAAAGTTACCAAAGGTTTATGTTGAGTTAAAGCCCTTATcctaataaatatatttctctTGTGATGTATTCAGAGGGGCTTTGAGCAGCAATGGCTGTCTATAACATTCTCAAAGGCTGTGTTTTTTGGAAATGGTCTTGTTGCTATTATCGCTGGATTGTTTGGGAACTTGCTAGTGCATTCCTTCTCTCTTGGTCCTGTTGCGCCATTTGACGCTGCTGCATGCGTTCTTGCTATTGGAATGGCTGTCATTCTATCTTCATGGTCTGAAAACTATGGTGATCCTTCTGACAACAAGGACTTGCTTACTCAGTTTAGAGGTGCTGCAATCGCCATTGCCTCTGGTGAGTTTTGAATTCAGTTTGCCTCTTGAGTCTTGAAGAATGTTTGATGACTTGGAAAGTAAGGAGTTTCTGTATCTTTGATCAGATGAAAAGATCGCACTTTTGGGTGCCATCCAGTCGCTTTTTGAAGGATCTATGTATACTTTTGTATTCCTCTGGACTCCTGCTCTAAGCCCCAACGATGAGGAGATTCCCCATGGTTTCATTTTTGCTACGTTTATGCTCGCTTCGATGCTCGGCAGTTCTCTTGCTTCTCGTCTATTGTCTCGCTCATCTCCCAAAGTAGAGAGCTACATGCAGATAGTCTTCCTAGTTTCTGCTGCCTCACTATTGCTTCCAATTATAATGGCTGTAAGTTTCTTAAAAATGCTTAGCGTGACTTCTTATTTACCTGTTGTTCTATTCTGTGACTCACTGTTTGCAACCGGATGTGTGATTTAGTCATTAGTAGCACCTTCCAAAGTAAAAGGTGGAGGAATCTCTTTCTCGGGTTGCTTCCAGCTTCTTGGGTTCTGTATCTTTGAGGCGTGTGTAGGACTGTTTTGGCCATCCATAATGAAGATGAGATCCCAATACATACCTGAGGAAGCCAGAAGCACAATCATGAACTTTTTCCGGATTCCTCTGAACATCTTTGTCTGTGTTGTCTTGTACAATGTAAGTCTCCTCTAGGCTTCCTTTTCTGCGTTATCCTATGACCTGTGTCTTGGTATTGACTAGTTTTTATGTGCTCTGAAGGTGAATGCGTTCCCAATCACAGTCATGTTTGGAATGTGCTCTATCTTCCTCTTTGTTGCTAGTCTCCTGCAAAGAAGGCTCATGATGATTGTTGACAAGCCAAGTATGTTGTCTCTATGTTTCATTTAGCTCTGAGCTATCTACTTGCCCTAGCAAGCTTTCCACTTACAATGAGTTTAATGATTTTGCAGAGACAAATGATTGGACACCTCTTAATGAAAGAAACACAGAAGATGATCCTCTCAACGTTTGATGAATAAACTATACATTATGCACATTCTGGATTCAATAATGGAGACAGATAGAAGACAAGGAAAAGTTTTAAGGTTGTTTCTTATGGCAATATAGCATGCAACAATTCGAACAGAAAGTTCATAGCAGTGAAgtttgattatttaattttctcgGCTATTATTTATTGTTGTTGTTAGAATTTAAAGACACGTTTATTTTTGTATGCAATCAATGAGGCATTGTTTCTACCATTTTGTTTGAGCTCCGTTTCTTTGAAGGCTTGCTGTTAATTCCTTTTTGAAATTTCATAAAATGGTCAAAGGAGGATGAAAAGAAAACCTGGAAGTGAATAAACGTTaaaaaatctgaagaagaaCTCATCAGCCGAAACGCCAGCTTGAATTAAGAAAGAATAGAGTCGTTAATGAATGCATCTTTGAACCAATGCAGCCCATTATGTGAGGTGAAAGCTCGATTAATCCATATCAGCCATTCTGGATTGTATCTCTGCTTTGCTTCCAACTCTTCGGTAAAACAGAACACAGAGACAGCGAAGTTTTCTTCTGTTTCTAGTCATTTACGGATGAGCGTGACCGTCGTCAAAATGATACCATTTATAGTCATCAATCAACTGCAGGAACAGTAACACATATGCTTATCCAAAGGACTCATCAGAATAAATAGTGAGAGCAATCAAGCGACCGACCTTGGCGTGAGCAGTGTAGTGGCCACCACTGTAATGGTTGCTAAATGCGTAGAGATCATATAAGCAAGACTCCACGTTCTTGTTCTTGTCGATATCGTTAATTGGGAAGTCCCATACTCCCATGTTTTTTCATAGACTTGTCTAAAAGCATCTTCAAAAACACATTATATTTTGaacttaatttcaaaaatatatttttattttatattattatctttatatttttttataattaattaaatttatataatgtttataaataactagaacatatgtaaaatattacaataatattaattaataaaatgttacaCTAAATATAAAAGggaaaatttatataatgttaCACTACGGCTCTGAGGTCAAATACACTCATGGATCTCGATTATCAATCTTTCTTACATTCGGTAATGCCATATACATCAGACATTGCAGTCCTTTATCAATATCTTGATGGCGTCTCATGAGCTATGTCGCCGTGGATTATACCACGCACCGGAAGATATATTAGGTCATGGACTTCGACTACACGAGCTTATGGACTGCGATCATGAAGGctgatctttccttttttttcactAGCCCGTACTACAATCTAGTCGGTCCATGCTAGTGTTATAGATTTGATAGATAATCTGTATCAATCAACTAACCTCTCTTAGGCTGGTTTAGTATAAAGTAAACACAAGGaattcaaatttcttttataagtaTATGGACTGAATTGGATTGTCCTTATACAACTCATTTACAtaatatatgcagctgctttgttTCAGTCTATGAACAACTTAGGAACAATGTTAttctttatccagtgatccatatgctgcttactacatcattatatgtcaatctaatttctttcttatgaccagacctttatcaatttcgaaaatatgtagcagcatccaccacataggagtttatctccttataatctgttccatggtctctgtgagtatccttgtgtaacaagctatgatctaatgctgttTAGTAGGAAACATGAACACTTTTAGACCATGTGATCATGTACCATATCTCACGGTTTCTAaaccattgattttataaaatgtccATTTATATTTGGaactctttatatttttatgttttgtaaaatatatttagagtagaatatattatattataatatagatgtttgataatagttttttatctgtacataatattatatttataattttataacttgatgcaatttgatgtaattgtagtatttatatattaacctattgatatttttgtttatttatttaaaaatgatttaattttttacagtaggtttttatgaattattattaattttatgatatttggttttcttgaaaattatattgtagcagattaatatatactatatattacagtttgtgtttttattttcagcaaaaaataacaacaattcattgtaattaatttatttttttttattttaagtgaaGTGGAagatttgtaaataagaaaGTAATGCAATggctaaatgtgtaaataaaaagaaatatttaatctgCTATCCAAGTTTGCAAACGACATAATCtgtaaatgagaaaaaaatacagtgactaaatatgtaaataaaaaagatatttaatctgctatcattgtttccaaacaatttgcATTTAATCTACTATCTAAATTTTCAAACAGTACCAAAAGGTACTTcagtttaataatatagatgtttggtttagtttggttatGTTTAGGTTATTGGGTTAAACTAAACCAAACTGAATCCGAAATTCAAAGAATCACAATATGAAAGACATGTTATTAGATggatccaaaccgaaccgatacctttaattttgggtcgggttcgggttttGGTTTGTAAGCGAGGCCTAGTACAAGTATAGATAGTAGAGAATAGAAAGATCTGAATCTCAAAGAAGCACTTCTCCCCATCTCTCAATTTCTCCGGATCCAGCGACAATGGAGGTGTTCTACTACGTGGTGTTCGGGGTCCTCGGCATCGTCGTGGCGACGTTGGAGCTGAGCAAGAACAACAAGGATCGGATCAACACTTCTTCAGCATTCACTTCTTTCAAGAACAACTACCTCGTCGTTTACTCTCTCATGATGGGTACGATCCCCAATTTTTATTATCTCTAGAAAATGTTTGATTCGATCCgatctgatctgatctggtTAAAGTAATGTGGAATTTGGGTGGGAGATTCAGATCCGTGCTTGTTGTTGGTTTTGAATTGCTTCACTTGTTAGAGAAGATAACCAATTATTGAAGATCTGTTAACAATAATGTTACCTACTACTATGGGTTAGAGATTGGTTGCTAAAactaaagtttcaaactttatagagttttgatgattgttttgtttccttGAATGGCAGCGGGTGACTGGTTGCAGGGTCCATATGTGTACTATCTTTACAGTACTTATGGGTATAGCAAAGGGGACATTGGGCAGCTTTTCATTGCTGGTTTTGGTTCCTCTATGCTCTTTGGTACTATCGTTGGCTCTCTTGCCGACAAACAGTGAGTTTCCTCTCTCTCGCTGATGCTTTTATTATGTTCTTACACTAAATGGCAAATCTCAATAACTCTCTGCATCACAGGGGTCGTAAGAGGGCGTGCGTTACGTACTGTATTACTTACATATTGAGCTGTATCACAAAGCATTCTCCTCAATACAAGGTTTTGATGGTGGGCCGTGTGTTGGGAGGCATTGCTACTTCCCTTCTCTTTTCATCATTTGAATCATGGCTAGTTGCTGAGCACAATAAGGTAAAGTTACCAAAGGTTTATGTTGAGTTAAAGCCCTTATcctaataaatatatttctctTGTGATGTATTCAGAGGGGCTTTGAGCAGCAATGGCTGTCTATAACATTCTCAAAGGCTGTGTTTTTTGGAAATGGTCTTGTTGCTATTATCGCTGGATTGTTTGGGAACTTGCTAGTGCATTCCTTCTCTCTTGGACCTGTTGCGCCATTTGATGCTGCTGCATGCTTTCTTGCTATTGGAATGGCTGTCATTCTATCTTCATGGTCAGAAAACTATGGAGATCCTTCTGACAACAAGGACTTGATTACTCAGTTTAGAGGTGCTGCAGTCGCCATTGCCTCTGGTGAGTTGATAGTACTTTTGCTTCTCACTATCTATTGACATTTGCCTCTTGAGTCTTGAAGAATGTTTGTATCTTtcatcagatgaaaagattgcACTTTTGGGTGCCATCCAGTCGCTCTTTGAAGGATCTATGTATACTTTTGTATTCCTCTGGACTCCTGCTCTAAGCCCCAACGATGAGGAGATTCCCCATGGTTTCATTTTTGCTACCTTTATGCTTGCTTCGATGCTCGGCAGTTCCCTTGCATCTCGTCTGTTGTCTCGCTCATCTCCCAAAGTAGAGAGCTACATGCAGATCGTCTTCCTAGTGTCTGCGGCCTCACTATTGCTTCCAATAATAATGGCTGTAAGTGTTTAAAAAGCTTCTTTTTGTGTTGTTCTATTCTGTGACTCATTGTTTGCAATTATATGTCTGTGACTCAGTCGTTGGTAGCACCTTCCAAAGTAAAGGGTGGAGGAATCTCTTTCTCTGGTTGCTTTCAGCTTCTTGGGTTCTGTGTCTTTGAGGCGTGTGTAGGACTGTTTTGGCCATCCATAATGAAGATGAGATCCCAATACATCCCTGAGGAAGCCAGAAGTACAATCATGAACTTTTTCCGTATTCCTCTGAACATCTTTGTCTGCGTTGTCTTATACAATGTAAGTACCCCCACAATTCTTTTTATGCGTTATCCTATGAACCTGTCCCTTGGTACTGACTAGTTTTTATATGCTCTGAAGGTGAATGAGTTCCCTATGACTGTCATGTTTGGAATGTGCTCCGTCTTCCTCTTTATTGCAAGTCTCCTGCAAAGAAGGCTCATGACGATAGCTGACAAACCAAGTATGTTGTCTCTATGTTGATTGAGCTACCTACTTGCTCTAGCAAGCTTCCCACTTACAATCAGTTTTAACTCTCTATGATTTTGCAGAGGCAAATGATTGGACACCTCTTAATGAAAGAAACGCAGAAGAAGCTCCTCTCAACATTTGATGAAATAATCTACGTATTACGCACATTCCGGATTCAATAATGGAGACAGATAGAAGACAAGAAAAGGTTTTAAGGTTGTTTTGCAAGGCAATATAGCATGCAGAACAGAAAGTTCATAGCAGTGAAgtttgattatttaattttcttggcTATTATTTATTGTTGATGTTAAACTGAAAGACAAGTTCATTTTTGTATGCAATCAGtgtgtttcttctttctttctataCAAGACATTGCTTCTACCATTTTGATAAACTCTGTTCTTGTAATATGCTTtggataaaaaaatatcttcacATAATACTCATTATAAGAAGACACAAATAGAGTCACTAGCATTTGTGTTTGGTCATAGAACAGAACAGTACCTAATGTAAAGCTATGACAAACTTCTTCAAAGAGTAAATACATTTCTGAGGATAAAAATAATACTGTTTCCTTGCGTCTTGTTATATACTGTTTCTCTGACAAGCTAGAAGACGGGACAACCTTTGACCACAACCCCTTTTGCGGTTGGACATGAAGCTAAAGGACATGTATCACGGTCACCAGAGTTTCCCCACCACTGCACTTCAATACCCTTTCTTCCAAGTGCAAGAAACAGAAGTATAGTCATAAAAGCCGAGCCAGCATCTAAACCACCCGACAACACGTAGTTATACTTCTTCCACCACTCTCTCCTGTACTTGAAAATGAAATGGCCAAAGACGAATGCAACAATAAGCCAGCTGGTGAAGTTAACAGCTGTTGCTGGCGGCATCATTGCGGTGGCTCCAACAAGGACAGGGATATGAATCTTGGAGATCCATGTCTGAGATGGGAATGCTTTAGCGGCTAACCAGACCAAGAGTGGAGCTATGGCACCTACGAGGAAGAACCAGTTGACACTTGAGTATTCTCCAAGGTCTCCAAACACCCTGCGTGGTCCCACTAATCCCCATATCACAGAGGCGTCAAAGAAGACGCGGTCCATGGGACAAGTCCATTGGCTGTCTGAAGGAAGCAAGGATGTGTCACAGAGATGAGGAATCTCTTCCATTAACCACCAAGCTGTTCCTGTGTAAACCATAACCGCCACAAGCGTCCCCACCACCTGAACTTATTCCAGTTTGATtagttgtctttttttttacgagcTTCCAACATAAAACCAACTGATAACATACCTGAGCCATGAACATGGATCTAGGTGGGATCTTcatgtagtgaccgagcttgaaGTCAGAAATGAAAGTTAAAGCTTGAGTCATACTAATGTATCCATAGACCTTGAAACACATGTTGGCAACAGGACGCTCCGGGTAGATATACCCAATAACATACTCGGTTATTATGTTCAACCCTGGTGCCTGGTTAGTAGTGGCGGCTATAACACCTATCAAGGGGGTAAAAGAGATAGCAATGGCACAAGCAAGTAACACTCCCCACCAAGGAAGCTGCACGGTGGCGTTGTAGTGCATAGATATGAACATGATGAGCGCAATATTCAGTAAGAGGATCACTAGGAACCACCACAATGGAACTTCTCTGTAGTTCTTCTTCATGATTCTCGTATGTATATCCATTTTCTTATCCTTCTGAAACGCACCTCTTGTCTGTTTCCACAAGTCACTGTAAACACACATAGAGATTAGTCTTGAGTTTGATCTGACtagtacaaaaaaaacatactcTCCTTCAGTTTTCTTTAAAAGGGCATttttcacacaaattaaaaaaaaatgattgaattgcatttatgtttttattaattacatttattaaatacaatattggagataaataaaattatgtgtaagatcaatatatacattttataatcAACATTAagtttaacataaatataaattgtattagaattttaaaatgaaaatgtttatgtaacaagaaaagaaaatgccAAAATAACTATGAAATAGAGAAAGTAGTCAAGTAATTGTATACCTTCCGTTGAAGACCAAGACATGGACGATGGTGGCAGTCAATGTAGCAAAGCCAAGTCCATAAGTAACGGCAAAGAAGGTGCTCATGTTGATAGAACCGGTGTTAGAGTAAACCGCACGGTCTAGATGGAACTTGCTATCAATAATGCTCAAAACATCATAGCGGGAGCCATTAGCCATGAAGAGCTGGCTAGAGAAGATAGGAAACGTCTTGGCTTCATATATGTTAAGCCAATAACAAATAGGTGTGACGATGTACATGACCAGGACAAAGCCTATGGCTACATTGACAGAAGCGAACAAGGGACTAGCTAAGGGGCTTCCAAGGTAAGCACTAATGGTGACCCAATCAAAACCAATGGATCCAACACCTAGACCGTGTTCACCTGAACCAAGTTGGTTTACTAGAATTGATTTGGGATTGAACCAGCAGACCCATGAGATTGATGTTAACATGGTGAAGAGATAACCGGGAAGGATATAGTAAGCAAAGCTAGCTACTAGGACGATCAAGAAGAACTGTGTTCGACTCATGTGTCCTTTtgatttcttctccttctcgtGTAATGCTCCGAAGAGAGAGACTTGGACGAGGTTGCTTGGCCACCACATCTCTCCTGGCTCGACCAGGTGTTTCCTGAATAGACCCGCCCATCCAAATCCAAGAAtctatacaaaacaaaaaaaaaaaaaaacttcaagattcaagaactgaaaattcaagattcaagattcaagaaaCAGAGGATGTGAATGCCTGAGTGGTGATCATGACGAGAAACGCAGGGAGGAAAGGAAGAGAGCGTTTGTAGTAAAGCTTGATAGCACTGAGAATATGAGTAGCGTAGACGGAGCCGGCGCCGGAGTTCGCAAAGATTGTGATCAGAACATGTTCCTTGACGTTGAAGGCACCTGGATTTAACGTGAACTGGAACCTCGTACCTTCCAAGAACCTCCTCGTCGGAAGCACCCTCGCCATGAGATGTCCGAGCGGCACGACGGCGATCTGAGCTGAGATTCCGGTGATGCTCAACGGCATGGTTCTGTACCAGAAAAACTGGTTAATGAAAGAGAGTACAATGCACGCGCCTATACCAAGAACCCACATCCGAAACGTGAGAACCGGTAAGCTCGGATCATCGGTTTTGGGTACGGTGAGCTCAACCTCCGGTACAACGCACCGGTCATCGTCCGTTATAACCACCGGGAACTCTTCTGCTATCTCTCCCATATCGCTTTTCTTTTCTAATGTGTTCCGATCTTTGAGGGATGGTTGTAGTCTTTTTATATGTGTAAACTCTTCAATAATTGTATTGAAGTATCTATGCACTCACCTCGCGTGTGTATCCCATTAAGGGAGTCTGTCTTTTCCACTGaaaactcttttgtttttgctttgtcACTCGCATGTTATTATttgagataataataataatataaatggaTCGACAGataaagaaattataaaataagaattttGCAGAAGAAAGAGAATACACCAGAGGAAAACGACAAGTGATGGGTCAAGAGCATCGGCTTGTGGGGAGGGAGAAGAACAGCTAAGCTAAAGAAGAtatatagttttagt
The Brassica napus cultivar Da-Ae chromosome A1, Da-Ae, whole genome shotgun sequence DNA segment above includes these coding regions:
- the LOC106378223 gene encoding molybdate-anion transporter-like, whose amino-acid sequence is MEVFYYVVFGVLGIVVATLELSKNNKDRINTSSAFTSFKNNYLVVYSLMMAGDWLQGPYVYYLYSTYGFSKGDIGQLFIAGFGSSMLFGTIVGSLADKQGRKRACVTYCITYILSCITKHSPQYKVLMLGRVLGGISTSLLFSSFESWLVAEHNKRGFEQQWLSITFSKAVFFGNGLVAIIAGLFGNLLVHSFSLGPVAPFDAAACVLAIGMAVILSSWSENYGDPSDNKDLLTQFRGAAIAIASDEKIALLGAIQSLFEGSMYTFVFLWTPALSPNDEEIPHGFIFATFMLASMLGSSLASRLLSRSSPKVESYMQIVFLVSAASLLLPIIMASLVAPSKVKGGGISFSGCFQLLGFCIFEACVGLFWPSIMKMRSQYIPEEARSTIMNFFRIPLNIFVCVVLYNVNAFPITVMFGMCSIFLFVASLLQRRLMMIVDKPKTNDWTPLNERNTEDDPLNV
- the LOC106403144 gene encoding molybdate-anion transporter-like, with protein sequence MEVFYYVVFGVLGIVVATLELSKNNKDRINTSSAFTSFKNNYLVVYSLMMAGDWLQGPYVYYLYSTYGYSKGDIGQLFIAGFGSSMLFGTIVGSLADKQGRKRACVTYCITYILSCITKHSPQYKVLMVGRVLGGIATSLLFSSFESWLVAEHNKRGFEQQWLSITFSKAVFFGNGLVAIIAGLFGNLLVHSFSLGPVAPFDAAACFLAIGMAVILSSWSENYGDPSDNKDLITQFRGAAVAIASDEKIALLGAIQSLFEGSMYTFVFLWTPALSPNDEEIPHGFIFATFMLASMLGSSLASRLLSRSSPKVESYMQIVFLVSAASLLLPIIMASLVAPSKVKGGGISFSGCFQLLGFCVFEACVGLFWPSIMKMRSQYIPEEARSTIMNFFRIPLNIFVCVVLYNVNEFPMTVMFGMCSVFLFIASLLQRRLMTIADKPKANDWTPLNERNAEEAPLNI
- the LOC106402971 gene encoding oligopeptide transporter 6, with amino-acid sequence MGEIAEEFPVVITDDDRCVVPEVELTVPKTDDPSLPVLTFRMWVLGIGACIVLSFINQFFWYRTMPLSITGISAQIAVVPLGHLMARVLPTRRFLEGTRFQFTLNPGAFNVKEHVLITIFANSGAGSVYATHILSAIKLYYKRSLPFLPAFLVMITTQILGFGWAGLFRKHLVEPGEMWWPSNLVQVSLFGALHEKEKKSKGHMSRTQFFLIVLVASFAYYILPGYLFTMLTSISWVCWFNPKSILVNQLGSGEHGLGVGSIGFDWVTISAYLGSPLASPLFASVNVAIGFVLVMYIVTPICYWLNIYEAKTFPIFSSQLFMANGSRYDVLSIIDSKFHLDRAVYSNTGSINMSTFFAVTYGLGFATLTATIVHVLVFNGSDLWKQTRGAFQKDKKMDIHTRIMKKNYREVPLWWFLVILLLNIALIMFISMHYNATVQLPWWGVLLACAIAISFTPLIGVIAATTNQAPGLNIITEYVIGYIYPERPVANMCFKVYGYISMTQALTFISDFKLGHYMKIPPRSMFMAQVVGTLVAVMVYTGTAWWLMEEIPHLCDTSLLPSDSQWTCPMDRVFFDASVIWGLVGPRRVFGDLGEYSSVNWFFLVGAIAPLLVWLAAKAFPSQTWISKIHIPVLVGATAMMPPATAVNFTSWLIVAFVFGHFIFKYRREWWKKYNYVLSGGLDAGSAFMTILLFLALGRKGIEVQWWGNSGDRDTCPLASCPTAKGVVVKGCPVF